From one Sciurus carolinensis chromosome 9, mSciCar1.2, whole genome shotgun sequence genomic stretch:
- the Smim11 gene encoding small integral membrane protein 11, translated as MNWQVLEHVPLLLYILAAKTLILCLAFAGVKMYQRKRLEAKQQNLEAEKKKQAEKKTN; from the coding sequence gttcTGGAACACGTGCCCCTGCTGCTGTATATCCTGGCAGCGAAGACATTGATTCTCTGCCTCGCGTTTGCGGGAGTGAAGATGTACCAAAGGAAGAGATTAGAAGCCAAACAGCAAAATCTAGAGGCCGAAAAGAAGAAGCAAGCAGAGAAGAAAACTAACTGA